In one Corallococcus sp. EGB genomic region, the following are encoded:
- a CDS encoding GAF domain-containing sensor histidine kinase has translation MSPSPSANTPSRFAADVAAVGRIEAVKTVLRVLTRTTGLRMAVVARVTPQAWTCCAVLDELGFGMKAGDTLAVDTTFCDTVRALGGPLRVSHASQDPRFRDHPAPRLHHVESYIAAPLYRRDGNFFGVLCALDSKPADLPEDALETFRHLGDLVGSQLEPEAALSERDPKRTGTEEAALLREQLMGIVSHDLRNPLNAISLSAATLIRRTDLDERARRGLRRILDSSDRANRLIRDLLDFTHVRTGMPLPVKPQPMDLHEVAEQVVDEVRLTAQGRSLDLVCEGSGRGNWDPDRIAQVLTNLLTNAVQYSAPDVRIQVVARGDAREVVLEVTNAGTPIPPALLPVLFEPMTRGTTEGCARRSVGLGLFIVNQIVRAHGGAVDVVSTEEAGTTFRVHLPRGC, from the coding sequence ATGTCCCCATCCCCTTCCGCGAACACACCTTCCCGCTTCGCCGCGGACGTCGCGGCCGTGGGCCGCATCGAGGCCGTGAAGACGGTGCTGCGCGTGCTGACGCGCACCACGGGGCTGCGCATGGCGGTGGTGGCTCGCGTGACGCCCCAGGCGTGGACGTGCTGCGCGGTGCTGGACGAGCTGGGCTTCGGGATGAAGGCCGGGGACACGCTGGCCGTGGACACCACGTTCTGCGACACGGTGCGGGCCCTGGGAGGTCCGCTGCGCGTGAGCCACGCGAGCCAGGACCCGCGCTTCCGGGACCACCCCGCGCCGAGGCTGCACCACGTGGAGAGCTACATCGCGGCGCCGCTGTACCGGCGCGATGGAAACTTCTTCGGCGTGCTGTGCGCGCTGGACTCGAAGCCCGCGGACCTCCCCGAAGACGCGCTGGAGACCTTCCGCCACCTGGGGGACCTGGTGGGCTCCCAGCTGGAGCCGGAGGCGGCGCTGTCCGAGCGCGACCCGAAGCGGACGGGCACTGAAGAAGCGGCCCTCCTTCGCGAGCAGTTGATGGGCATCGTCAGCCATGACCTGCGCAATCCGCTCAACGCCATCTCGCTGTCCGCGGCGACGCTGATCCGCAGGACGGACCTGGATGAGCGGGCCCGCCGGGGGCTGCGGCGCATCCTCGACTCGTCGGACCGGGCGAACCGGCTCATCCGCGACCTGCTGGACTTCACCCACGTGCGCACGGGCATGCCCCTGCCGGTGAAGCCCCAGCCCATGGACCTGCACGAAGTCGCCGAGCAGGTGGTGGACGAGGTGCGGCTCACCGCGCAGGGGCGCTCGCTGGACCTGGTGTGCGAGGGCAGCGGGCGGGGGAACTGGGACCCCGACCGCATCGCGCAGGTGCTGACCAACCTGCTCACCAACGCCGTGCAGTACAGCGCGCCGGACGTGCGCATCCAGGTCGTGGCGCGCGGCGACGCGCGGGAGGTGGTGCTGGAGGTGACGAACGCGGGGACGCCCATCCCGCCGGCGCTGCTGCCCGTTCTCTTCGAGCCGATGACCCGGGGCACCACGGAGGGCTGTGCGCGGCGCAGCGTGGGGCTGGGGCTCTTCATCGTGAACCAGATCGTCCGTGCGCACGGCGGCGCGGTGGAC